In the genome of Myxococcus stipitatus, one region contains:
- a CDS encoding serine/threonine protein kinase, whose translation MKKPTLFGKYLLLERINVGGMAEVFIAKAFGVEGFERILAIKKILPTMAEDEEFITMFIDEARISVQLNHANIVHIHELGKHDDTYFIAMEYVAGRDVRTILERYRRRKEIMPTAQAVFIASKLCDGLDYAHRKKDARGQDLHIIHRDVSPQNVLISYEGEVKVIDFGIAKAANRSQKTQAGILKGKFGYMSPEQVRGMPIDRRSDIFAVGVLLYEMLTGEKLFVGESDFSTLEKVRNADVPLPREFNPNIPPGLEKVVLKALAREPEDRYQWGSDLAEDLMRFLLAGDAIYSSKHLSSYMKEAFAEDLLREAEKMERFAGIERPDQIETSGVTIPPAAPSRPSAKRSPPPAVVVTGSPAGRAITGQAQQPPPGYIPPPTAEELEEMGVGAGDKTQIVDSTQTFMSPETRVAESSVLVDDSITGRSANPTAQGRDAEPSVRRGKSGPKSQVVIAPEDGEPYGGATMIGPAPTAPPSRSSEMDEPPEETTGNIDLPVSARSGARAPQRNGKAASQRAEPAYDDGQHDDGDYDTHDGSFDAGAYADEPHGQEEVTGGSLTPAPAPKKGAKAAAAAKPVPAAKVKATKPKSSSNKPSLAQSLTSLPKPVLYGSAAGIAVVLLLLLVLALKGPSGEQVTFSVMPTEGATIEVNGQLVEPNMLLSLPVGEYQVVAKAPGFKAQQKIVTVVEGAPLAVSFSLAPVTDTATGEPPPSRPTETANAGTQENPSGENGAQGQTGTPSGQNPEPGTQVAENKPQDPPPSPGSNTEAKPPEAPVAANKPPVEKPVEKPVEPPPAPEPRKLAAIFEGDDGAEISVNGKRVGLTPDARMPNLEEGKTYQFTAKLAGYKTYSGKFVAKAKGEGDELTVSFALAKVEEVVRAEPTPPKPAPTPAPTPKSKATGTLACSTKPAGAEILVDGKKTGRQTPVTLGSPLVLPVGKRKISFRLNGKTTKPTVVVISEGKLEKLVNIAIE comes from the coding sequence ATGAAGAAGCCGACCCTTTTTGGGAAGTACCTGCTCCTCGAGCGCATCAACGTCGGCGGGATGGCCGAGGTTTTCATCGCGAAGGCCTTTGGCGTCGAGGGCTTCGAGCGCATCCTCGCCATCAAGAAGATCCTCCCCACGATGGCGGAGGATGAAGAGTTCATCACGATGTTCATCGACGAGGCGCGGATCAGCGTTCAGCTGAACCACGCCAACATCGTGCACATCCACGAGCTCGGGAAGCACGACGACACCTACTTCATCGCGATGGAGTACGTCGCGGGTCGCGACGTGCGGACCATCTTGGAGCGCTACCGGCGGCGCAAGGAGATCATGCCCACCGCGCAGGCGGTGTTCATCGCCTCCAAGCTGTGTGACGGCCTGGACTACGCGCACCGCAAGAAGGACGCGCGCGGTCAGGACCTCCACATCATCCACCGCGACGTCTCTCCGCAGAACGTCCTCATCTCGTATGAGGGCGAGGTCAAGGTCATCGACTTTGGCATCGCGAAGGCGGCCAACCGCTCGCAGAAGACGCAGGCCGGAATCCTCAAGGGCAAGTTCGGCTACATGAGCCCGGAGCAGGTCCGGGGCATGCCCATCGACCGGCGAAGCGACATCTTCGCGGTGGGCGTGTTGCTGTACGAAATGCTCACGGGCGAGAAGCTCTTCGTCGGCGAGTCGGACTTCTCCACGCTGGAGAAGGTTCGCAACGCGGACGTGCCGCTGCCGCGCGAGTTCAATCCCAACATCCCCCCCGGCCTGGAGAAGGTCGTCCTCAAGGCGCTCGCTCGCGAGCCCGAGGACCGCTACCAGTGGGGCTCGGACCTCGCCGAGGACCTGATGCGCTTCCTCCTCGCGGGGGATGCCATCTACTCGTCGAAGCATCTGTCCTCGTACATGAAGGAGGCGTTCGCTGAAGACCTCCTCCGTGAAGCGGAGAAGATGGAGCGCTTCGCGGGCATCGAGCGCCCGGATCAAATCGAGACGTCCGGCGTCACCATTCCGCCGGCCGCGCCCAGTCGCCCGAGCGCCAAGCGCTCACCACCGCCCGCCGTGGTGGTGACCGGGTCTCCCGCGGGACGTGCCATCACGGGACAGGCGCAGCAGCCTCCCCCGGGCTACATCCCGCCGCCCACCGCGGAAGAGCTGGAGGAGATGGGCGTCGGCGCTGGCGACAAGACGCAGATCGTCGACTCGACCCAGACCTTCATGTCCCCCGAGACGCGTGTCGCCGAGAGCAGCGTGCTCGTGGACGACAGCATCACGGGCCGGTCCGCGAATCCCACCGCGCAAGGGCGGGATGCGGAGCCCTCGGTGCGCCGGGGCAAGAGTGGTCCGAAGTCCCAGGTGGTCATCGCGCCCGAGGACGGAGAGCCCTATGGGGGCGCGACCATGATTGGTCCCGCGCCGACGGCGCCTCCGTCGCGCTCGTCCGAGATGGACGAGCCGCCCGAGGAGACCACGGGGAACATCGACCTCCCCGTGAGTGCTCGGAGCGGTGCCCGTGCTCCGCAGCGCAATGGCAAGGCCGCTTCGCAGCGTGCGGAGCCCGCGTATGACGATGGCCAGCACGATGACGGCGACTACGACACGCACGATGGCTCCTTCGACGCGGGGGCCTACGCCGATGAGCCGCATGGGCAGGAAGAGGTCACCGGAGGCTCGCTGACCCCGGCTCCCGCACCCAAGAAGGGCGCCAAGGCCGCTGCCGCCGCCAAGCCGGTGCCCGCCGCGAAGGTCAAGGCCACCAAGCCCAAGAGTTCTTCGAACAAGCCGTCGCTGGCGCAGTCGCTCACGAGCCTGCCCAAGCCGGTCCTCTACGGTTCCGCCGCGGGCATCGCGGTGGTCCTGCTCCTCCTCCTCGTGCTCGCGTTGAAGGGCCCGTCGGGTGAGCAGGTCACCTTCTCCGTGATGCCGACCGAGGGTGCCACCATCGAGGTGAACGGGCAGCTGGTCGAGCCCAACATGCTGCTGTCGCTCCCCGTGGGCGAGTATCAGGTGGTCGCCAAGGCCCCTGGCTTCAAGGCGCAGCAGAAGATCGTGACCGTCGTCGAGGGTGCCCCCCTCGCGGTCTCCTTCAGCCTGGCGCCCGTCACGGACACCGCGACGGGTGAGCCGCCTCCCTCTCGGCCCACCGAGACCGCGAACGCCGGCACGCAGGAGAACCCCTCTGGGGAGAATGGTGCCCAAGGACAGACGGGGACACCCTCCGGGCAGAATCCAGAGCCGGGGACCCAGGTGGCGGAGAACAAGCCGCAGGATCCTCCGCCGTCTCCGGGCTCCAACACGGAGGCCAAGCCGCCCGAGGCCCCCGTCGCCGCCAACAAGCCGCCCGTGGAGAAGCCGGTCGAGAAGCCGGTGGAGCCTCCTCCGGCGCCCGAGCCGCGGAAGCTCGCCGCCATCTTCGAGGGAGACGACGGAGCGGAGATCTCGGTGAACGGGAAGCGGGTCGGACTCACCCCGGATGCACGGATGCCCAACCTGGAGGAGGGGAAGACCTACCAGTTCACGGCGAAGCTGGCGGGCTACAAGACCTACTCGGGCAAGTTCGTCGCCAAGGCGAAGGGGGAAGGGGACGAGCTCACCGTGTCCTTCGCGCTCGCCAAGGTGGAGGAGGTTGTTCGGGCTGAACCGACGCCTCCCAAGCCGGCTCCGACGCCCGCTCCCACCCCGAAGTCCAAGGCCACGGGGACGCTGGCGTGCAGCACGAAGCCCGCGGGCGCCGAAATCCTGGTTGATGGCAAGAAGACAGGACGTCAGACGCCCGTCACGCTCGGCAGCCCGTTGGTGCTCCCAGTGGGCAAGCGGAAGATCTCCTTCCGACTCAATGGGAA
- the gmk gene encoding guanylate kinase, with protein sequence MSEPTILQPGLLLVLSAPSGAGKTTLARQLLKETPQAHFSISVTTRRPRGKEQEGVDYHFVDVATFQSKIERGEFVEWAEVHGHFYGSPQSTVDMARAQRGVAIFDIDVQGGQAIKRKHPDAVLIFVLPPSMEELERRLRDRQTDSDETIRRRMLAARSEMERGISAYDYVVVNDDFERAYSELRAVVVAEGCRRGRVDLSRLKLGVGA encoded by the coding sequence ATGAGCGAACCCACCATCCTTCAACCAGGCCTGCTGCTTGTGCTCTCCGCGCCCTCTGGCGCCGGGAAGACCACCCTTGCCCGTCAGTTGCTCAAGGAGACGCCCCAGGCGCACTTCTCGATCAGCGTTACGACCCGGCGTCCTCGAGGCAAGGAGCAGGAGGGGGTGGACTACCACTTCGTGGACGTGGCCACCTTCCAGTCGAAAATCGAGCGAGGCGAGTTCGTCGAGTGGGCGGAGGTCCACGGCCACTTCTACGGAAGCCCGCAGTCGACGGTCGACATGGCGCGTGCTCAGCGGGGCGTGGCCATCTTCGATATCGACGTCCAGGGTGGCCAGGCCATCAAGCGAAAGCACCCGGATGCGGTCCTCATCTTCGTGCTCCCCCCTTCGATGGAGGAGCTCGAGCGTCGCCTGAGGGATCGCCAGACGGACTCCGATGAGACCATTCGTCGCCGCATGCTGGCGGCTCGCTCCGAGATGGAGCGGGGAATCTCCGCCTACGACTATGTGGTCGTGAATGACGACTTCGAGCGGGCCTACAGTGAGCTGCGCGCCGTGGTGGTGGCGGAAGGGTGCCGCCGCGGGCGGGTGGACCTCTCGCGGTTGAAGCTCGGAGTAGGGGCCTGA
- a CDS encoding YicC/YloC family endoribonuclease has translation MLRSMTGFGAGRARVGDEEVSVELRSLNHKFCEVKARLPRELASLEPSVTKQVKDRLARGSVELLVKRQSSTASGTVPTVDLNLAREYLRTFRELAQELGLSGEVAWSQVANQQGVIRLEEKGVDPEAAAPAVTAALDQALSALEKMRLIEGEALYADLDARLKLLEQWSSEVAQLAPRAVQDYQQRLTDRVAELARGVAVDPQRLAQEVALFAERTDIAEEVTRLASHLEQFRALMASTEPTGRRMDFLVQEMHREVNTTGSKSQHAEISARVVSMKAEVERIREQVQNVE, from the coding sequence ATGTTGAGGAGCATGACCGGGTTTGGCGCGGGCCGTGCGCGCGTGGGAGACGAAGAGGTCTCCGTCGAGCTGCGCTCGTTGAATCACAAGTTCTGCGAGGTGAAGGCTCGCCTCCCTCGAGAGCTTGCGTCCTTGGAACCGAGCGTCACGAAGCAGGTGAAGGACCGCCTGGCACGTGGCTCGGTGGAGCTGCTGGTGAAGCGGCAGTCGTCCACGGCTTCGGGGACGGTTCCGACGGTGGACCTGAACCTGGCGCGAGAGTACCTGCGCACGTTCCGGGAGCTGGCCCAGGAGCTGGGGCTCTCGGGAGAGGTGGCCTGGTCCCAGGTGGCCAACCAGCAAGGCGTCATCCGCCTGGAAGAGAAGGGCGTGGACCCGGAGGCCGCGGCCCCCGCGGTGACGGCGGCCTTGGACCAGGCGCTCTCTGCGCTGGAGAAGATGCGGCTCATCGAGGGTGAGGCCCTCTATGCGGACCTGGATGCGCGCCTGAAGCTGCTCGAACAATGGAGCAGCGAGGTGGCCCAGCTCGCACCCCGCGCGGTGCAGGACTACCAGCAGCGCCTCACGGACCGTGTCGCGGAGCTGGCCCGGGGCGTCGCGGTGGACCCGCAGCGGCTGGCCCAAGAGGTCGCGCTCTTCGCGGAGCGCACGGACATCGCCGAGGAAGTCACCCGCCTGGCCAGCCACCTCGAGCAGTTTCGCGCCTTGATGGCGAGCACGGAGCCCACCGGGCGCCGCATGGATTTCCTTGTGCAGGAGATGCACCGCGAGGTGAACACGACCGGCTCCAAGAGCCAGCACGCGGAGATCTCCGCGCGCGTGGTCTCGATGAAGGCCGAGGTCGAGCGCATCCGCGAACAGGTGCAGAACGTCGAATGA
- a CDS encoding glycosyltransferase family 9 protein encodes MSWHKRLELWAKLALALVASVLFWRPGRKLRPGSSIPVPRKVLLVRPDNRVGEALLTTPLLRTLKAHVHPAPEVHVLVHAKVARVLAGHPDADSVIAFDRRRIWMGPLAPGIRALRRAGYDLVVDCANWESPSVTSALVSRLAGPRAVVIGPAVWPVTRLHSISVPARADTRNEAVQRTHLLTPITGGTIARGLSFREPSISESFRAFLGADASTPRAVINPGGRLGPRRIPPEAFAAAARALFAAGRVPIVTWGPGEEELARTVVAAAPGARLAPATNLDELAALMRDAGLTVCNNTGPMHLSVSVGAPTLAFFLRMDMERWGHAIAPHRMVDLTSIVDGEAGQALEARAADEARSFAEQITR; translated from the coding sequence ATGTCCTGGCACAAGCGGCTCGAGTTGTGGGCGAAGCTGGCGCTAGCGCTCGTGGCGTCCGTGCTGTTCTGGCGCCCCGGCCGCAAGCTCCGTCCTGGCAGTTCCATCCCCGTCCCCCGGAAGGTGCTGCTCGTGCGGCCCGACAACCGCGTGGGCGAGGCCCTGCTCACCACCCCTCTTCTTCGGACCCTCAAGGCCCACGTCCACCCGGCCCCCGAGGTCCATGTCCTGGTCCACGCCAAGGTGGCGCGCGTACTGGCGGGCCATCCGGACGCGGACTCCGTCATCGCCTTCGACCGGCGGCGTATCTGGATGGGCCCCCTGGCCCCCGGCATCCGAGCCCTGCGCCGCGCCGGGTATGACCTGGTGGTGGACTGCGCCAACTGGGAGTCCCCCTCGGTGACGAGCGCCCTCGTCTCACGGCTCGCGGGCCCTCGCGCCGTCGTCATCGGCCCCGCGGTATGGCCCGTGACGCGACTGCACTCGATCTCCGTTCCGGCGCGCGCCGATACCCGCAACGAGGCGGTCCAGCGCACGCACCTGCTCACCCCCATCACGGGAGGCACCATCGCCCGAGGACTCTCCTTCCGGGAGCCCTCCATCAGCGAGTCCTTCCGCGCCTTCCTGGGCGCGGACGCCTCCACGCCTCGGGCCGTCATCAATCCGGGAGGACGGCTGGGCCCTCGGCGAATCCCCCCCGAGGCGTTCGCCGCCGCCGCCCGCGCCCTATTCGCGGCGGGCCGTGTTCCCATCGTCACGTGGGGGCCTGGGGAAGAGGAGCTGGCTCGCACCGTGGTCGCCGCGGCGCCTGGCGCGCGGCTCGCGCCCGCGACGAATCTGGATGAACTCGCCGCCCTCATGCGCGACGCGGGCCTCACGGTCTGCAACAACACCGGTCCCATGCACCTGTCGGTGTCCGTCGGGGCTCCGACCCTGGCCTTCTTCCTCCGCATGGACATGGAGCGATGGGGTCATGCCATCGCGCCGCACCGGATGGTCGACCTCACGAGCATCGTCGATGGCGAGGCTGGACAGGCACTGGAGGCTCGCGCCGCCGACGAGGCACGCTCCTTCGCGGAGCAGATCACTCGCTAG
- a CDS encoding Trm112 family protein, with translation MPVPDSGWLTVLGCPRCKGRLTPHVVEQGLETLRCEPCRCEWPVEDGVPHLLPELGRKWDSTSE, from the coding sequence ATGCCGGTGCCGGATTCAGGGTGGCTCACCGTGCTGGGCTGCCCGCGATGCAAGGGCCGCCTCACGCCGCACGTCGTCGAGCAAGGCCTGGAGACGCTGCGCTGCGAGCCTTGCCGGTGCGAGTGGCCGGTAGAGGACGGCGTGCCCCACCTGCTTCCCGAGCTGGGGCGCAAGTGGGACTCAACTAGCGAGTGA
- a CDS encoding adenylyltransferase/cytidyltransferase family protein, with protein MSTLGKIQSLEQVAEARARWKAEGRTVALANGVFDLLHVGHVRYLEGARELADVLVVAVNSDASTRAYKGPGRPHIPEGERAELVAALACTDRVIVFDEPNVRGIIRVLKPDVHVKGTDYTPESIPEGDEVRAYGGRTAVSGDPKDHSTTELARRLGREGAK; from the coding sequence ATGAGCACCTTGGGGAAGATTCAGTCGCTCGAGCAGGTCGCCGAGGCGCGAGCCCGCTGGAAGGCGGAGGGTCGCACGGTGGCGCTCGCCAACGGCGTGTTCGACCTGCTGCACGTGGGCCACGTGCGCTATCTGGAAGGGGCACGCGAGCTGGCGGATGTGTTGGTGGTCGCGGTGAACTCGGATGCGTCGACGCGGGCATACAAGGGGCCCGGGCGTCCGCACATTCCGGAGGGCGAGCGCGCGGAGCTGGTCGCGGCGCTTGCGTGTACGGACCGAGTCATCGTCTTCGACGAGCCCAACGTGCGCGGCATCATCCGGGTCCTGAAACCCGACGTGCATGTGAAGGGCACGGACTACACGCCGGAGAGCATCCCCGAGGGGGACGAAGTTCGAGCCTACGGCGGGCGCACGGCGGTCTCGGGAGACCCGAAGGACCACAGCACCACGGAGCTGGCGCGCAGGCTCGGTCGCGAGGGCGCGAAGTAG
- a CDS encoding bifunctional ADP-heptose synthase — MAAVSPVRSSPLPSRLPLAFARRRVLLVGDLVADHYIYGQTDRVSREAPVLIVRYESAEVKLGGGANVAANVRALSGQVTAVGVLGADEMGGELRRLFSESGVRLHAVGGRGIATETKTRILAGGVSTTRQQMLRLDRGQHAALPPRVRKALAKHVAEAARDADAVVVSDYGAGVLGDEVRDVLRKLAADGLPVCVDSRYALPSFSGLTVCKPNEPELEALSGRSVRSEEDLLAAGREALRRLDCRALLVTRGRHGMALFDADGGVDFIPVHGAKAAVDVTGAGDTVIATFSLAVAAGASFGEAARLANVAGSMVVQKPGTATVSRDELLAELRSSR; from the coding sequence ATGGCCGCGGTCTCGCCCGTTCGCTCGTCGCCCTTGCCCTCCCGTCTGCCGCTCGCGTTCGCGCGCCGCAGGGTGCTGTTGGTGGGGGACCTTGTTGCAGACCATTACATCTACGGTCAGACGGACCGCGTGAGCCGAGAGGCTCCGGTGCTCATCGTCCGCTACGAGTCCGCCGAGGTGAAGCTCGGCGGCGGGGCGAATGTCGCGGCCAACGTGAGAGCGTTGTCGGGGCAGGTGACGGCGGTGGGGGTGCTGGGCGCGGATGAGATGGGGGGCGAGCTGCGCCGCCTGTTCTCCGAGTCCGGTGTGCGGCTGCACGCGGTGGGTGGCCGAGGCATCGCGACGGAGACGAAGACCCGCATCCTCGCTGGAGGCGTGAGCACCACGCGGCAGCAGATGCTGCGCCTGGACCGGGGACAGCATGCGGCCTTGCCGCCCCGAGTGCGCAAGGCGCTGGCGAAGCATGTGGCGGAAGCGGCTCGGGACGCGGACGCGGTGGTGGTCTCCGACTACGGCGCGGGAGTGCTGGGGGACGAGGTGCGCGACGTCCTCCGGAAGCTGGCGGCGGACGGGCTGCCGGTGTGTGTGGACAGCCGCTATGCGCTGCCCTCGTTCTCGGGGCTGACGGTGTGCAAGCCCAACGAGCCGGAGCTGGAGGCGCTGTCGGGGCGCTCGGTTCGCTCGGAGGAGGACTTGCTGGCCGCGGGGCGGGAGGCACTGCGCAGGCTCGACTGCCGCGCGTTGTTGGTGACGCGAGGCCGTCACGGCATGGCCCTCTTCGATGCGGATGGTGGTGTCGACTTCATCCCAGTCCATGGCGCCAAGGCGGCGGTGGATGTGACGGGGGCGGGAGACACGGTGATTGCGACGTTCTCGCTGGCGGTGGCGGCGGGAGCCTCGTTCGGTGAGGCCGCGCGATTGGCGAACGTCGCGGGGTCGATGGTGGTGCAGAAGCCGGGGACCGCGACGGTGTCTCGGGACGAGCTGTTGGCGGAGCTGCGGAGTTCTCGATGA
- the lpxK gene encoding tetraacyldisaccharide 4'-kinase: protein MKTDSPTAIERVFYPPSPEPWSRRLVLSPLTALSWTYAAAVHLRGALYDLGLLRAERVEGLRVVSVGNLNVGGTGKTPAVLHLAELLVRAGRKVGILTRGYGRRSTEALTFMGAESLPSVEEAGDEPLLLASRCPSVRLFVSADRVASAYRARDEYGLDTVLLDDGFQHRRLARDEDLVVVDEAVGLGNGHMLPRGPLREPASSMKRATLLWVRTSTPPASDARVPRGDDLDVRVPSGLGIPRVRARYGPSAWVDPEGRLHPTDALRGQGVLALAGLGRPGGFLKTLKSLGVEVLDAALYPDHHRFTAEELRAVEARAARCGGRVVTTEKDAVRLPPGFTAWKVRLGVDVVEGEGHLRRALGLSAASDDL from the coding sequence GTGAAGACGGATTCCCCCACGGCCATCGAGCGGGTCTTCTATCCGCCATCGCCCGAGCCCTGGAGCCGGCGCCTGGTGCTGTCTCCGCTCACGGCGCTGTCGTGGACCTATGCCGCGGCAGTGCACCTGCGCGGGGCGCTGTATGACCTGGGGCTGCTGCGCGCGGAGCGAGTCGAAGGGCTTCGAGTCGTCTCCGTGGGCAACCTCAACGTGGGAGGGACGGGGAAGACGCCCGCGGTGCTGCACCTCGCGGAGCTGTTGGTGCGAGCAGGGCGCAAGGTGGGCATCCTGACGCGAGGCTACGGAAGGCGCTCGACGGAGGCGCTGACCTTCATGGGGGCGGAGTCATTGCCCTCGGTGGAGGAGGCGGGGGATGAGCCCCTGCTGCTCGCGAGCCGCTGTCCGAGCGTGAGGCTCTTCGTGAGCGCGGACCGGGTCGCCAGTGCCTACCGGGCGCGAGACGAGTACGGCCTGGACACGGTGCTGCTCGATGATGGTTTCCAGCATCGGCGCCTCGCGAGGGATGAGGACCTGGTGGTGGTGGACGAAGCCGTGGGACTGGGCAATGGCCACATGCTCCCCCGAGGGCCGCTGCGCGAGCCCGCGTCCTCCATGAAGCGGGCGACCCTGCTGTGGGTGCGCACGTCCACGCCGCCCGCCTCCGATGCGCGAGTCCCTCGAGGCGACGACTTGGATGTCCGAGTCCCATCGGGCTTGGGGATTCCTCGGGTCCGAGCGCGCTATGGCCCATCGGCCTGGGTGGACCCGGAGGGGCGGCTCCATCCGACGGACGCCCTCCGAGGCCAGGGCGTCCTGGCATTGGCGGGGCTTGGCCGGCCGGGGGGCTTCCTGAAGACCCTGAAGTCGTTGGGCGTGGAGGTTCTCGATGCGGCGCTCTACCCGGACCATCACCGCTTCACGGCGGAGGAGCTCCGGGCTGTGGAGGCGCGGGCCGCGAGGTGCGGGGGGCGGGTGGTGACGACCGAGAAGGACGCGGTGCGTCTGCCCCCGGGCTTCACCGCGTGGAAGGTGCGGTTGGGGGTGGACGTGGTGGAGGGGGAGGGCCACTTGCGCCGAGCGCTTGGTCTATCGGCCGCGTCTGACGACTTGTGA
- a CDS encoding glycosyltransferase family 4 protein, translated as MRILHLLASPFYSGPAENVVLLALAQREAGHEVTVAVDRRRKDIPAEEPAVPRLRELGLLDEGGLELSVKSPPWGVFRDWSRLRARSVDVVHSHFSHDHFLARWGRPRGDTVVVRSLHAPRSLRSSLPAADGYTVPASSLLPRLLEQGKLAQVLPALVDPRFRPAEDREALRRELGLKGAPVVGMVSTFQPSRRHEVGVEAFALYRQQRPDARFVLVGDGQLLEPTRKWVASRGLSDAVVFAGYQQGEDFARWLRALDEVWLLGLGNDWSARAAAQARACGVRVVAVEEGALPDLADVRVAEPTPSAVVQAALSSQRAPVVHPTNASIADDILALYGKAAQARRDARARG; from the coding sequence ATGCGCATCCTGCACTTGCTGGCGAGCCCCTTCTACAGCGGACCGGCGGAGAACGTGGTGTTGCTCGCGCTGGCGCAGCGGGAGGCGGGCCACGAGGTGACGGTGGCGGTGGACCGTCGGCGCAAGGACATCCCCGCGGAGGAACCCGCGGTGCCGCGCCTGCGGGAGCTGGGCCTGTTGGACGAAGGGGGCCTGGAGTTGTCCGTGAAGTCGCCACCCTGGGGTGTGTTCAGGGATTGGTCTCGGCTGCGGGCAAGGTCGGTGGACGTGGTGCATTCGCACTTCAGCCACGACCACTTCCTCGCGAGATGGGGCCGGCCGCGCGGCGACACGGTGGTCGTGCGCTCGCTGCACGCACCGCGTTCACTGCGCTCCTCCTTGCCCGCGGCGGATGGGTACACGGTGCCGGCGAGCTCACTGCTGCCGCGCTTGTTGGAGCAGGGAAAGCTGGCGCAGGTCCTTCCGGCACTGGTGGACCCTCGCTTCCGCCCCGCCGAGGACCGCGAGGCCTTGCGACGCGAGCTCGGCCTGAAGGGGGCTCCTGTCGTGGGCATGGTCTCCACCTTCCAGCCCTCGCGTCGGCATGAGGTGGGGGTCGAGGCGTTCGCGCTCTATCGACAGCAGCGACCGGATGCGCGCTTCGTCCTGGTGGGGGACGGTCAGCTGTTGGAACCGACGCGGAAGTGGGTCGCGTCGCGAGGCTTGTCGGACGCGGTGGTGTTCGCCGGCTATCAACAGGGCGAAGACTTCGCGCGTTGGTTGAGGGCGTTGGACGAGGTGTGGCTGTTGGGGTTGGGGAACGACTGGAGCGCGCGAGCGGCGGCGCAGGCTCGCGCCTGTGGCGTGCGAGTGGTCGCAGTGGAGGAAGGAGCGCTGCCGGACCTGGCGGATGTGCGGGTGGCGGAGCCCACGCCCTCGGCGGTAGTACAAGCCGCGTTGTCGAGTCAGCGCGCGCCCGTGGTGCATCCGACGAACGCGAGCATCGCCGACGACATCCTCGCCCTCTACGGCAAGGCGGCCCAAGCGCGTCGTGACGCGAGGGCCCGAGGGTGA